The sequence GTATATCTAaacaaaaatgttttaaataagataataataacaataatgacaacaacaacaacaacagtaataataataacactcatgtttatatattattataattataatataatataataactatGGATAGTTAAagcacaaataaattattttagatattatgtaatctcattttttttctaatgacATATCATTTTCCTaatcatgaaataattaaaagttaatCAATCTCAACACTATAATGAACTTTATCACTATTTCGCTCATAACTAACAGGAATTCATCGCTAATTCGATTCTAAATAAAATTAGCAAAGAATTTTACTGTTTAGCTACTCCATTTTTCTTagttattcaaaaatataattataaaatttcacaTATAACTATAATCTAAAAaatctaatatttttgtaagcaATATTTAAAAACTCCCATATGATACAAGTTACTAATGACATATCATTTTCCTaatcatgaaataattaaaagttaatCAATCTCAACACTATAATGAACTTTACCACTATTTCGCTCATAACTAACAGAAATTCATCGCTAATTCGATTCTGAATAGAATTAGCGAAGAATTTTACTGTTTAGCtactccattttttttatctattcaaaaaaataattataaaatttcacatataactataatctaaaaaaatctaatatttttgtaagcaATATTTAAAAACTCCCATATGATACAAGTTACTAATGACATATCATTTTCCTaatcatgaaataattaaaagttaatCAATCTCAACACTATAATGAACTTTACCACTATTTCGCTCATAACTAACAGAAATTCATCGCTAATTCGATTCTGAATAGAATTAGCGAAGAATTTTACTGTTTAGCtactccattttttttatctattcaaaaaaataattataaaatttcacatataactataatctaaaaaaatctaatatttttgtaagcaATATTTAAAAACTCCCATATAATACaacttactatttttttttttcatttaacaaAGTTCAAAACATAACAACCACTAGTACATAAGTTTTAAGTTATTACATACCCAaattaaaaacaacaacataagtcTTATAGTTTAGCTATTACAAACCCTAATtagaaacaacaacataagtcttattttttttttaaacataagtttaaaataagtaaatatagTTTAGATTTTTTGCATTTGAGGTGAAAACACTAAAATCATGATGGtaataattaagttgatttagCCAACAATTTGCAGCACCATGAAGATCATCATATTTAGTAATAGCTTGAGCTTTGTCCATGTAAACATCATTTTGCATCTTATAAGATGCAATACCAAAAGGTGGAAGAGGAATTCcactatttttcttcttaagCATTGAAGCACCTTCTTTTGTTTCATCATTTGTGTTCtctgaaataataataaaaaaaaattaaaaataattattttgaaatattaagcctaacaatttatttatatttttagagaaaaatgcaatatttttatgattaatgAGCACAAGTGCACAACCAACAATCATATATCtcatttatgattaattaatcttttaatacatgtaatgaaaaatttattagtagtaaataaaagaaagaatcatatatttttcatttatgattaattatcatatctaaaataatttatacataattatagagaaaaaaactcttttataattaaaattttattagtagtaaataaaagaaagaatcatatatttttcatttatgattaattatcatatctaaaataatttatacataattataaagagaaaaaactcttttatcattaaaattttattagtagtaaataaaaaaaagaatcatatatttttcatttatgattaattatcatatctaaaataatttatacataattacagagaaaacaaaaactctttttaatacatgtaattaaaattttattagtagtaaataaaagaaagaatcttatatttttcatttatgattaattatcatatctttaataatttatacataattataGGGGAAAAGAAGAGCCTCTTTATTAGTATGTTGAATAGATGTGTGAGGTAATTTTCTCTTTATAAAACAAGtgatatttttgtataaaatagaTCTTGTCTTatacttaattatgatattataaaaaaagaatttctataaaaatattttgaccaatttcaatattgtcatggttaatttttttttgatataaaaaaaatagcaaaagtTAAAGACATACCTTGAAATAGTGATGATAAGGTATGATAGGTAATGAAATATGTTGGCACCCTTTTTCTCAACCCAAGCAATGGTATATAGCCAATTGGAGacctaaaaattataataagaaaaattaaatcaaattttgttaaaataatttaaaaaatgagagagattttttattaaacatcatttttaattaacatacataataattttttgtcatgaaaataaataactcttttatttctaagtgattaatttattatcaaaattttaaaaatagtataaaatattttttaaaattagaaaaatataccAAGTAATAGCCATCCAACTTGCTGGAGACAAGTCAACACTGTTTAGTTTGACAATTCCAGGGTTTTGGGAGTATATTTGAGCTACctaaaacatcaaaagtaattagaataaaaattaaaaaaataaattaattaatgaaatataatttgaattttgaaaaattataaaactaaaaattagaattatatACATACCTTATCTATTAAGGGGTGTCTCCAAGTATAAGCACAAACATCAGAATATTCAAGATAGAGATAGCCAAGTTGATTTTTTGAATATTCCATTGGCTCAGTAttgaaatttgataaattattattatcactTGAAGTTTCTGAATTATTGTTTTTTGATATGATTTTGCAGgaactgaaaaaaatattttgtggatAAGAAATCTAAGGTAAATTCATATAAGAATTGAGATTATTAAATCACCATAAGAATATTACGATTAATTCACAAGAAAGTACTTTATGCAAGTAGGAAATAGAATCTAGGTTAAAATCCAGACAAAAACTAAACTTATAAAAATCGTCATAAGAATATTAcgataaattctaaaaaaaaaaatacttaatcaGAGTAGTATAAGAAATCTCGataaattttcaacaaaaaaatacgTTATAAAGGTAGCAGACGGAATCTAGGGTTGAATCCGTATAAGAATTTGGATTACTCAATCGCCCTAACAATATTAGgataaattctcaaaaaaagacTTAATCAGAGTAATATAAGAAATCTCGataaattttcaacaaaaaaaatactttataagAGTAGCAGACCGAATCTAGGGTTTAATCCATATAAGAATTTGGATTACTCAATCGTCCTAAGAATATTAGgataaattctcaaaaaaaaaaaaaagcaattaaTCAGAGTAATATAAGGAATCTCGataaattttcaacaaaaaaaaatactttataaaaGTAGCAGACGGAATCTAGGGTTGAATCCGTATAAGAATTTGGATTACTCAATCGTCCtaagaatattataataaattctcaaaaaaaaaaaaagcaattaatcaaagtaataTAAGAAATCtcgataaattttcaaaaaaaaatactttataaaaGTAGCAGACGGAATCTAGGGTTTAGTCCATATAAGAATTTGGATTACTCAATCATCCTAagaatattatgataaattctcaaaaaaaaagcaattaatcaaagtaataTAAGAAATCtcgataaattttttaaaaaaatactttataaaaGTAGCAGACGGAATCTAGGGTTTAATCCATATAAGAATTTGGATTACTCAATCGCCCTAAGAATATTACgataaattctcaaaaaaaaagcACTTAATCAAAGTAATATAAGAAATCtcgataaattttcaaaaaaaaaaaatactttataaaaGTAGCAGACAGAATCTAGGGTTGAATCCATATAAGAATTTGGATTACTCAATCGCCCTGagaatattatgataaattctcaaaaaaattgtgaaagtaACAGATGAAATCTAGGGTAAAATCTAATGATATTAGTTGTTTAATCGCTATAAAAATATTACgataaattctcaaaaaaaggTACTTGCTAAAAATTTAGGGTTAAATTCAGACTAGAATTAAGATTAGTAAATCACGATAAAAATATTACGATAAAAtctcaaacataaaaaaaaaaaaattatgaaataaacaaataaaatgttgataaaatttagatatatacCTAAGTGTTGTTGGAGATTTGACAGTATAAATCTGTATAGCAGATAAATAGGGAGCATAGTATTGAGTAACATTGTGATTATTCAAAGTTAATGGAACACCAACACCATATGCACTCCATTCTTCAAAGCTATCCCACAATTCTCcaagtttgaaattttcaattgtttccttctaaatttacaaaaatattagataTACATAGTAAATGATACAAtgtataaatgaaaataattaaaaaaaaaaaaagcaaatgaAAGAAAGAACTAAGACGTATCTGGTTAGACAGAGGCATATCAGTCCCTTCTGGTGCGAAAagaactctctctctctcacacacgtATACACATTATTCACTTTCTCTATCTTTCACACACACGCTCTCTCTGTCACACACACACATTCACTCGCtcacacactctctctctctctcacacacacatacagactctctctttctctctctaacatACAGACACACTTTCTCACTCATTCTCTCGCGCGCGCATACAcactttttctctctctctcttacatGCGCTCACTCACACaaacacacataaaaaaaacactctttctctttctccttctctCACACACACATTGTTCACTCACTCGCTTGCTTGCTTGCTTGTTCACTCACTTAGTC comes from Solanum pennellii chromosome 1, SPENNV200 and encodes:
- the LOC107031837 gene encoding uncharacterized protein LOC107031837 yields the protein MEYSKNQLGYLYLEYSDVCAYTWRHPLIDKVAQIYSQNPGIVKLNSVDLSPASWMAITWSPIGYIPLLGLRKRVPTYFITYHTLSSLFQENTNDETKEGASMLKKKNSGIPLPPFGIASYKMQNDVYMDKAQAITKYDDLHGAANCWLNQLNYYHHDFSVFTSNAKNLNYIYLF